GGAAAGGGTTAGTAATTTGCAGTATATGCCTTAAACAAGGGCTTGGTGGTGAACTTGTTGCAGAAAAAAGTCACGAGTGCCTATGCACAACCCATGAAGGAAGCAATGTTTCAGTTTCGGTTCAGTTCAACTGAACCAAAACTGTTCAGGTCAAAGTTCAACTGTGGTGTGTTGGATAAGAAGTGAACTACTGTGCAAGTGCTAGAAGTGAGGTCACAAAGAGGACACTTGTTTTTTTGAGGTACTTGTCTCACACAAGCCCCAGAACAGACCCCTGGTGACCATCAAATTAAGATCTGAGTATGCGCAATGGCAGAACCATGCCTACTCTTGCCTCACGTGCTAATGTGGAACTGAAAGTCACTTCTACTTCTGCTTTTTACCCAAATAAGGGACTGCATAAGAATTATTCAGGAAATAAAGTGAACTGGATGAGAGCCCCACCATCAAGAAGCCCAAGGCACAGAAGCACCCACAGGAGGCTGCTAGATCCATGGAGGTGACTACCTTCTACTTGCTCTACCTCACTTCTtctcccccccttcccccccctcTTTTCCATATAAGATTAATTTTGTAAAACAAAGTCGGCATTGTTAAACTAGCATTTAGTCTCCTTTTCACCTTAATTTGGGCAGATGACTTCAACAGTGAATTGTAACATTTTAATTGGCATCACCATTTTCTGGCCCAAAGTGCCGTTCAACAGTTCTGAACTTTTACTGTTCTTCTCACCTCGTGGGAGATTGACCCTCTGAGGGAGACTGACAAGCCTTTACTGTTACTTTTACTGTCCCTCTGTGGGTGACAGCTTTCTCCTCATTTAACGTGGAGAAATTTAACGAAATTTAACCTGGGCCTGGTGTGCCCAGGTTGTCTCCCTCTGAGGGAGACCGAAGGAAAAATGGTTTTCAAGGGTGACCAGTGTAAAGCTGAAGTTTTACTTTCTCCTAGAGAAGTTTGATAGTTGCCTCTCTCCTCCAGGGTTGGAATGGGCATAATCTAATTGTGATAATGTACAGGCAATAGCTGACCACATTACTAGTTTGCAGGTCGAATGAAAAATGGGATGAGGAAAAGGTAGGTTGCCCATGAAAGGTAAGAAGATAAGTTATTTGGGCAGTTTTGGGAGGTTGTTTATCTTGCATGCAAAAATCAAAAGCTCCCTGCCACCTGGAAAGGGTTGCAGATATAAAATTTATGAGTTTGAAGTCAGAAAATGAGGTTCTTAGAACAGCATTGTCTTTTGAGAAAGGGGCACAGGAGaaattgtcttttaaataaaaatgagcaaTTAGAGAAACTACTGaagctgaaatatgaaaaaaacaaatgcagtaaAATCTAGGTAAATTACTTTATAAAATCTCACATGAATCATCCTCTAATTCAGTCCAGCACATCTGTGGGGTGGTATATTGTGAGGATCTTGAAACACGGGATGGGGACATTTGGTACAATGATGATGATTTAGAGGCAGACTCTCACCCTACCCCAAAAGCAGTAAAAGTTCAGCCTTTAATTGAAACTGAAACTATGGTTGAGGGACGTGGACAAAACCCACACTACTGTTCCTTGCAGAGTAAGATACATTGCTGGAAGAACAGTCTAGGTGTTCAGGGGAATACGAAACTGAATACAAGTTTCCCTTATGGACAGAGATCAGATCTTGCTGAgtgaggaagaggcagaaagaTTCTGGTGACATTGAGTATTTTTAACTAGTACCCCAGGTAACCATAACTACTCATTGACTACCTGAGCTGCCTACTGGGCTGGGGACATAGACCCACAGGACACAGGAAAGCCTGCTGCTGTTTAAAGCAACAGGATTCTCAGATCTGGCAGCCTCTGTGCAAAGGCAGTGTGTATTTAAGCAATGTATGAAAGACATCAGTGAAGGCGAGTCCTGACGGTAGCTTCTGTCAACCCAGCCCTATTAACTCCTCCCCTTCGTGGCCCTCCAGATAGGCTGAAAATGTCTGTATCAAATGCCCAATTCACATACAAATAGATGGCACCATGATTATTACTGCAGCAGTGGTACAACCACCTATAGACCAAATTCACATACCTACCTGGTATGAATTCTCCCAGGAAATAGGGAGATATGAGTGCCATATGGGACGGGTTGGAGCAACCTCTGGGAAGCCACCTGAACCCCCTGGTGAGTCTGTCAAATTTattccagcacagcaaagccaaaatCTAAACCAAGACTTGATTCAATTAACAATACCCACTGCTGCAGGTATTGATAGGGTGGTGACAGAGctaaaattttctgtgttaCTCTTAGGAAGTGAAAGATAGTTCTGGAAAAATCCATCAAATTATTGTCAGATGGATAATGCCCTGCTGTTAACCCACTGTGCACTGGTTAGACAGAAACTGAGCGATTCCATTTTATGGTTTTTCCAGGTTATAGGAATCCTGCATATTAGAAACTGCACCTAGAGCTGAGGGTTCTCCTATTTCAACTTTAGGCATCCACCAGGGTTTTTAGCTTTTCTGTGTACAatgttttgggggggtttaaTTTGTGTATGTATCTCTAAGTTTTGTTTACAAATTTAACCAAGTAATGAAGGTTAACAAGTATGGCATTTATAAACTGTGTTGGAAAGATATGCCTTGGtttaatatatttatacttaatgaaaacaagcaattactgcttgtttgcttttgccTAAGTCTGTAGAAGACCCCCTTCTCATGGGTATATTTACTAAGACTGGAATACCCAGTATACAATTCAGACAGCAAATCCTTACTCCCCAGATAAACAGCGAGTTACTGTGCAATTTAACCAGCCATTCAGTTTTGCTCCAATATTTGAGAAGGGGACCCGGGGCTCTGTATTATCCCTGGgatggctgcagggcagcagtgagaTATGAAGGTGTGTACAGGTGTGCTGTGGACACAGCAGTGTGATGGGAAAGAGACCCGATGCCAGAAAACGCTATCCCCAGCACTGGTTCCTGCTGGTTCCATGCTCAGCCCTGGAGGTTTCACCAACAGTTTCAGTGTCCTCCACAGTAAACAAATTTCCCAAGCCTGCTACTTTATGACCCCTTGCTTGTGGGAAACACCTCCAGGGAAGCAGTGCTTAtcagcttctcctttcttcaGAATGTTTTAGGGAAGGGTAGAagtctgtgcagcagcaggagcactcAGGTGCTCTCTGTAGGGCTTGGGAGGGGGACTGAGGGACAACTGATCTCCTGAGCCTTGACCTCCTCCTCTGTCTCCCTTTTCCACTTGGCTTTTGGAGTCTTACAAACAGGGGGCACTGTCTACTGAGCTCTTACCTGGGAAGAATACAGCAGGGGTGATACTCTCCTGTGAGGACAACATTCCTATACCTAAGGGTTAGGGAGGATGGGACTGTTGAACCTCATGTGCCCTGGTGTGTGGCTCCTCAGGCTAAAAGGTTTGGGTCTAGATGGGGCTTGGACGGGAGGTTGCAGAGAGCTGCCACATATGGGTACTGCAATCCACACTGCTGAATCTAGAGCCACAAGAACGGAAGGAGCTTGGATGCCACTGTGTCACTCCTGCAAAGGACACTCCATAACTCATGCCATCTAGAGGGGATGTGTTGGTTGTCCTCTCCTCCAAGCCCCTTTGGGCCCTTCCTCGGAGCACTGTGGGGGAGGATGGTGGAGACCATTTTTGTCTGCTGGTATGGATTTTGGAGCCATGCTACAAAAGAAAGGAGCTGGGATGTTCTTTTGGATGAGCTGTTACCCACAGGAAAGAAGTGAACATGCTGGTCACACCTCCTTGGCCAGCTGGGAAGATGTTTGTCCTATCTCGTGTCTAAAGTAGCACCCCTAAGGGCTCTGTATCATAGTCCTTCCGCTGGGAGCCCACCAAGGAGGCTGGGacttggttttatttgctgGAATCCATAGTAGGAAGTGTACATATGGAGGTTTTTTCTTAGGATCAAAGTCTTCTGGCTTAATAGCAGCCGTTGGAGCTTTGCAGAAGCAGGAGTCATGTTAATGTGTAAGCCACAGGGAAGTTTAGAGCAGTAAGGTCCTATGTGCCCAGCATTTCTGAGCTAAACTGCTGGTGTCTCCCTGCCTGGTTACTCTGCCCTCTGAGGAAAATGCCTGtaagggctgctgctcctgtcctctGTCCCCCAGGGTCCTCAGCGCAGCAAGGCTGAATGAGACTGGCAAGTCATAGCCACTCTCACCACTTGCATTTCTTGGGCAGCATTGGCTTTCCACCAAACCCTGGACAGTATACCTCTGCTTTAACCCTCTTTGTATCTCTGCTGTCCTGCTTTCTCTTCATGCTGCTGAGGACAAGCCAGTTTTCACTTCCTCTCTCTCTGATGTCTCTTCTCTCTTGCGGGTTTCACTCAGCCCACTCTTCTCTCACTGAATGAGAAGTTCACACAAGACTTGCAGCGTGGAGGGTTTTGTCATGAGAGGAGCACCAGCTGAGAGCAATTTATGttctcctggctgggctgcctCCAAGCAGCACCCTCTCAAAATTGCAGTGGTAAGTCAGGAAGAATGGCTGAAGGAGCCCCACAGACTATTTTTCTCTGCCTTAGGGAAATATTGAAATCTTAAACCTGAATATGAAGCCTGGGAACATCCTGAAGGTGAAGGGCAAAATATCTGCTGATACTGTTGGGTAAGTACAAAGAAACCACCTTGGCATGCCAGGGTTGAAGGTGAGCTGTAGAGGAAGGTGGTTTTCCAAGGTTGCCAGATACAAAATAGCACATTGTTATGCCACCTGTAACACTGATGGAGGAACTGGGCGCAGAGATGTGTGTTGGATCTCAAGTCTTCCAAGACCCTCTCCTGTCCATGCATATGACTTTCCTCATGCTCATTTATAGCTTCAGCATCAATCTTGGCTGTAGCTCAAGAGATCTGGCACTTCACTTCAATCCCCGCTTCAATGAATCTGTCATAGTCTGTAACTCCAAGTGCTCCGATTCCTGGCAGACAGAACATCGTGACCGCCACATGCCTTTCTTCAGGGGCTGCACTGTCAAGGTGAGGGTGCCAGCATGGTGTTACGGGTTATGTGTGGTTGGGGTGGGGGGCGGTATGGGGTGTGAGGGGAAGCCCCTGGTTAGCAGATTCCCATACCATAGTTTTCCCAGTCCCACCAACACCTCCTGCTCCCTTGCAATGGCCCCTCTTCTGTGTTTTTGGTCCTGATTTCCATTTCCACTCCTCTTTCAAAACTGCAATGCTGTTTCTGGGAATTTTACGTGAGTCCTGTCTGTCTCACGCTTTGTAAGTGCTTCCTGGCCCCTCCATCTGCCCAGCAGGTGAGTGTACCTGAGGCATGTGTGAAAGTAAAGGGAGTCTCCAAGAAGcagggttttgctgctgtttaccttatttctctccctccttcctatGTAAACACAGGCTTTAAGGCAACCCCGAGTTTGGAGCAATGTCCAAAAACCTCTCCCTGAACTCTTCTGTCCTAATTACTCCTGGATCCATGCTGTCAATCTgtcctttccctcttccttccagGGATGCTGTCCTAGTTGCTGCCTCACCTTATGTGATGTCCCCAGTCATTAACTGGGCTGCATTTAGGAGCAGTCCAGTTGCTACAGCTGTGGAGAGAAAGCTTGTTTCCTCAGACAGAACTGGCTCTTGGGGAAGGGGTAATGAGGGGAGTGGGGAACATTGCCTTTAGTTTTCAATGACCAGTGATGCATTCTTGTCCTGTCTGCTTGTGCAtgtcaaagcttttttttttctgagtccTGGTGAGCTGCAGAGGGTATTGGGGGTCAGGTTTACTCTGCCCTGTTCAGAGGAGAATGGTGGTTGTACACATTCCATATACCCTGTGAAGACATGTAAAGACATACCTGGGTTTAGCTGCTCTGAGTTTACAGTCTGAGTAGCTGAAACAGCCTTGGGAGAGATCCTCTCCCCAGTCATAGTCTGTATTCCTGCTTAGACCCTTGATAGCAACTGCTCATTTCCTGAATCACCCTCACCTCAATCCCCAGCACCTTGCTTAAGGTTGTAGTGGACAGGTCTGACCCTCTTATGTAACAGCCAGGCCTTTTGCCTAAATGCTGACCTCTGAATACCCTCCCTGTCCCCAATTCCTgccattctttctttttttctcccagttctTCATTGAAATGCTGTCAGACAAATTCCGTGTGAAACTGCCGGATGGTCACGAAGTGTGCTTCCCCAACCGGCATGGCTACCGCAATATCAACTACGTAAGCATCGTGGGAGGCCTGAAGATCATCTCCTTCAAGCTGAGCTGATGGGCAGTGCTTCCTAGCTCTAATAAAAAACCAAGCCAGTGGAAGACTGCTTGTTCCAGCTGCTTTGTCTTCTGTGacagctctgtgtctctgtgcaaGCCACTGACAAAGCCCAAGGTTCTCCCGCCAATAGGAAAGAAGCCATTGCTGGATAATGCCAGGTACCTTCCAGGTCAGAACAGGCTGTGGGGTTGAAGGGATAGTAGGTAGGCCAAAGTAGGCTGTAGGTGGGGTCCAGGATGAGGACACTATATGATTGCTTGTGTAATCTTTTCACAAAGCTCCATTacttcctgcagctgagctttTGGGAAGGGGGGATGGTGAAATGGGAAGGAAGGCATAAATGTAAATGAAGTGGCATTTGATGTGGCATTAGGTGCTACAAAAGTGCATAATTAAAAGGTGGCACGGGGATGACAGCACAGGTGTGCCCCCAGCCAGCATTCCTGCCATAGATAAGGGACTGTCTCCAACTTTCCCTTCCACCTCACCTCACTTACCTGCTGGCACATTCCAGTCAGGTTAGCCATTACTCTGACATTTCCAGAGCGGATCCTACTCATCGAAAATGAGGCAGTGGGATTTGGGCTGAGTTATGTGGCTCAGTACCTCTTTGCACAGGACTACAGGCAAATAGTCCCAATTATTACATGCTGCTTTTCTAATTGAAAAGTATCTTGCCAGCCCAAAAGTGAGAGTGATGTGTGACAGCAGACATTGGGATGCTTCAGGCTGGGTGGGAGGAGAGCAGAGTAGAAAAGCATCTTACAGAGAGCCTGGTCCAAGGCAAGGTGTCAGTGTCCTTGCCCTCCCTCTCCACCTCCTCACTGCCAAAGATGGAGGGATTGGTGGCTGGGGCTCCAGCAGACATAGCAAGGAAGACAATAAGGTCACAGCAGCCAAGGGGACGCACCAGAGGTTCGTATCAAAACTGTTTTAATAAGGACAATAGTAAGTGCATGGGATACAGAGTGGAGGCAGAAAGGATAATTCCACAGATATGGATCTTTGGTCTTGTGTTATGGTCTGGGAAGCAGAGGGCAGAGGAGAGCTCATCCTGAGAGCCCAGGTCCCCACCCTGGAAGGCGCAAGGGAGAACAAGGCTgatcctgctggctgccagtTGCCAGACCTGGGGACTTCCTGAAGCTGGTGCCTGCCCTGgtttgctgctggtggctggcaTGAGGCAGCCCCTTGGGGAGGCTGGGGAACATGGGCTTGCCCTTAACCTCGGTGGCCTGGCTGCAAGTGGCACTTCCATGTGCAGTATGTGCACACCCTGCGGCTCTTGATCCTGCTCGGAAGAGCTTCCTGGCAAAAGCAGCTGGGTGGCGGGTGAGATGCGTGGGAGCAGAGTCCTGCAGCCATGGCCCAGCATCTCCTCCCACTGCACACGCCCTTCTGTCCCAGAGAACAAGGGGTTCCTGTGAGGGTCCCTCCGGTGACCTCAGCCCCCGAGCACGTTGGCTCCACACCATGGCACAAAGGCGCTTCTATGAGGGCCAGTTTGCACACGGGCCAGCGTGGGGGGCAGCTCATTCCAAGGCGGCTGTGTCACCCAGGGCCACCCGGCGAGGGACATCAGCCATGCTCCACATTATCCTTGGGAAGGGGTGCGCTGCAAAGATGGAAGTGTTTGTGGGGAATGGGGAGTGGGACAGGACAGAGACACAAACTGTGCCACCACCACGAGGATGGTGGCACAAACTGAGTGGCTGCAGAGGAGTCTCCTTGTTCTgaggcaggcagagaaaaagggatttttagGGCCTGAACTGCAGAATTTGGTGACCTGACAACCTGCCTTTGCCACCAGTCAGACAAGAAGTTTCTCCCCTCTCAGTTGCTGAGGGGAATGGGGGTCAGGAAGGAAGCTGTCCTAAGTgatgcccagcagcaggaggcaagTGGAAACATTCCTGATTATTCCTGTGCATTCTCTCACCTCCTGAACACTGAGCACACAGCTTTTTGAGGGAggcaggggaaaagagaaagctcagCTCTGTGGGGTTCGCCTGCCCTTGGGACCCCAGCTGACCTTCCCCTTTTGATAGATGTGCTATTCTGAAGGGTCTTgcaccagctggagctggggaaacCCCATCCCCTATGTGCCAGAGCTATCAATGGGAATACCTCTGGGGAGGCACACGTGCCATTGCAGAGGATGCTTGGGGACATCAGTGGAAGGATGGAGTATGTCCCCAGACATGTTGGCGGAGCCAGGCTGAGGGTTGAGAGAGGGTGCTGGGGAGAATGGGATGGGGTAGGAAGGATTCGGGGTTCCTTTGGCACATGGGAATGTTCCTTTGATGTCTAATGGCCgtgaggctggaggaggggTGCTATGCCTGGCTCTGTGGAGCCCATTggccctctgcagcagcctggcccagccccagggagcccccCAGGAGATGggctctcctcctgccctccccagtgCCCCTACTTGGCAAGGAGGTCACCCACTGGGTCTGCTGGTGACACCGGTACCAGCGGGTAGGGAACAGGGAGGAGGGCAAAGATGCTGGCACCAGGTCTCTGGTGGGGCCTGTGATGGGCGGGATGGCTGTTCACACCTTGACTTCATcgtcctcttcctcttcctcatcgGCATACTCGAAGGAATTGCTGCGGCCCCCTCGGGCACCACTGTAGCTTTCCTGCAGGCTGGAGAGCTTGGTctcctccgcctcctcctctccttggTTCCAGCTGGCCTCGGGGGACCGGCTCTCCCTTGTCACTTGTGACCCccacaagctgctgctggggctctccCATGGGGTCTGTGTCCGGGCCTGCCGGGGACCCTCACCTTTCTCCGAGCTCCTTGGGGTGCTGGTCCCACCATAATGGCGGGCCAGGACCTGGGTTGCTCGGTCAAATTCTCCAGCCTCAATGGTGCAGTCGTTCCAGTGGCCTTGCCACGGGGACCCTCTGGACACTGCCCCTGGCCCCGAAGCCCAGACAGAGTTCGCTCCAGCGCCTTCAATGGCATGTGCCTCTCCGTTGGCGTGGACCAACAGACCCGGCAGTGAGCCGGCCCCTGACAGGTTGCTCTGCCTGGAGTGGTCCCAGAAGCTGGATGCTGCCTTGTCCTCTTCATGGGATGCACGCACTGCTGAAGGGACCCTGTCCTTGGTCCCCTCTTCACACAGGAGGTGTGGGCCATCCTCCCCCCCCTCGCCGCCATTGGTTTCAGAGAAGCTCATCACCTGGAGGAGCTCGCTCATCAGGGAGGGCCCCAGGTCCAGGCGGAAGGACAGCAGGGAGTCGGAGCGATCCAGCTCATCTTCCCCAGGACAGGTGCTCTCTTGGGCCTTTTCCAAACGAGGGACACGAGGGATGGTACAAAATCCAGACTCCAGCCCTGTGAGGCAGAAGGTATGGCTGGTGAGGGAGCAAGCCTGACTTACTtctgcaggggaaaagggaCACTGCTGACAAATTGGCTCAGGTCCTGCTCCTGTCAGTGGCACTGGCCTCTAAAGGGCAGGTCATTGTCTCTGTGGACATCTCCAAAGCCCGGAGTTACAGCAGAGGGTCTCCAGGTGGGCTCTGAGCTCAGTAagatggcagcaggggctgagccaggcaggTGAGACCAGGAGATGGCAGCATTGCCTCAGCCTGCCTTTCCCTCTGAGCCCCCACCACCTCCCCCGGCTGCTGCAGGCACCCCAGATCCAACCCCACCCTGAGACCTTCTGCTCCAGACCTCTCTCCCTGGGGAAAAGCtaagcacagcccagggcagtgaggctggagaggagccatACAGATGTCCTGTCCCGTCCTTCCCACAACCCTTCCCCAAAGGGCAccctggctggcagggagggatgtgGACACGATGGAGAAGGGTGGATGGAATCCCTAAGGAGCAGCACATGGAGATGTAGATGTAGGCACAGCTAGGGACAGAGTTGGAGCATCCGTGTGGAGGTGGGGAAGGCCATGCTGTGGGTCCCTTTGACCTGACTACCTTGGAGTGGGAATTGCTCCACTGTCCCAGAACCTTTTTGGCTTCCTCAGGGAGGCTGCTCAAGTGAAAGGTGTAGGGCTGAGGGTAGATGGGGGTGCTCCATCTACTGcacacaggctgccagctgtgtggggctacaggagaggggcagaaacagagaaaccaTCCCTGCCCCGCTTTGAGGGACACCCTGGGAGGAGACtttccaagggcaggagcaAGGACCACGGTTAAGAGCAAGGTTAGGTTTATCTGCTTGGAGGGATTGTCAAGACCGGGCAGTCTCAAATATCCCATCTCTCCTTAAAACCCCAAGTTCCTCACTGTGGAGGGAACTGAGGCACGGAGCAATGGAGAAGGGCTGCAGAGGATGCTCAGtacctgggcagcctctgcctcGCGCTTCACTCACCGTAGGCCTGGTGTGTTTTGGAGAAGCTGTTGGAGGCACTTTTGAAGGAGAACTTGCTGGTCAAgccccggccgccgctgccTCCATCATAGATCCCCTCATTGAGCTGCGGCAGCGAGACAGCGTTCTTGATGATGGGCGAGATGGCCGGGGGGGCGGGCGAGGCCCCCACCTGGCCCCCACTGCCCCGTCTCTTCAGCGGGGTCCGGCGGACGTGCCGCAGCGTCCGGGCGAAGAAGTTGTTGGGTTTGGCTGCGTCAGCCCCGCCGTGGTTGCTAAGGAAAGAGGTGTCCCCGAAGACATCGCCGCCGCGCCCCACGTGCATGGTGTGCCGGAAGTCGCCCAGCGGCGGGCTGATCATGTCCGGCGTCAGCTCCGACTTCAGCCGTCGCTTGCCGTGGGAGCCTGACACCCAGCTGAGCACCGGCAGCTTCCCCAGGCTCATGTTGCAGCCTTCACCCTGCCTTTGAAAAAGCTCCAAAAATCAGCCCTCACCAGGCTTCCGGCACTGGGGTGGTCTGTCACATCCCCAGCCTCCCCACTGCTTCTGCTCCGATGCTCTTGGGGTGACAGTGCATGTCACTTTGGCTTTTGGCAGGTTTCCTGCTTCCCTGCACTACGTCGTGCTCATGAAATCACCCTCAGAGGGTATGTCCCCAGTGGTGAGGACGGTGGTGGCACGGAGATGTCCCCAGGGGGTGTCTGGGTCACCCCCGTTCTGCGGAGGTCACTGGAAGCTGTGTCTGGTCGTGGACTTAGAGGTTAATCCACTGTCTTCTACTGCCGCTGGGTGAGTGGGAGCCAGTCATGGATGGGGCAGCAGGCAACAAAAAGAGCTTCAGGTGGAGTGGCAGAGCAAGAGCATTCGTC
The Motacilla alba alba isolate MOTALB_02 chromosome 1A, Motacilla_alba_V1.0_pri, whole genome shotgun sequence genome window above contains:
- the LGALS2 gene encoding galectin-2 isoform X3, which translates into the protein MEGNIEILNLNMKPGNILKVKGKISADTVGFSINLGCSSRDLALHFNPRFNESVIVCNSKCSDSWQTEHRDRHMPFFRGCTVKFFIEMLSDKFRVKLPDGHEVCFPNRHGYRNINYVSIVGGLKIISFKLS
- the LGALS2 gene encoding galectin-2 isoform X1; translated protein: MSAIWDGLEQPLGSHLNPLGNIEILNLNMKPGNILKVKGKISADTVGFSINLGCSSRDLALHFNPRFNESVIVCNSKCSDSWQTEHRDRHMPFFRGCTVKFFIEMLSDKFRVKLPDGHEVCFPNRHGYRNINYVSIVGGLKIISFKLS
- the LGALS2 gene encoding galectin-2 isoform X4, whose translation is MPGNIEILNLNMKPGNILKVKGKISADTVGFSINLGCSSRDLALHFNPRFNESVIVCNSKCSDSWQTEHRDRHMPFFRGCTVKFFIEMLSDKFRVKLPDGHEVCFPNRHGYRNINYVSIVGGLKIISFKLS
- the LGALS2 gene encoding galectin-2 isoform X2, whose translation is MRLGNIEILNLNMKPGNILKVKGKISADTVGFSINLGCSSRDLALHFNPRFNESVIVCNSKCSDSWQTEHRDRHMPFFRGCTVKFFIEMLSDKFRVKLPDGHEVCFPNRHGYRNINYVSIVGGLKIISFKLS
- the CDC42EP1 gene encoding cdc42 effector protein 1, with the protein product MSLGKLPVLSWVSGSHGKRRLKSELTPDMISPPLGDFRHTMHVGRGGDVFGDTSFLSNHGGADAAKPNNFFARTLRHVRRTPLKRRGSGGQVGASPAPPAISPIIKNAVSLPQLNEGIYDGGSGGRGLTSKFSFKSASNSFSKTHQAYGLESGFCTIPRVPRLEKAQESTCPGEDELDRSDSLLSFRLDLGPSLMSELLQVMSFSETNGGEGGEDGPHLLCEEGTKDRVPSAVRASHEEDKAASSFWDHSRQSNLSGAGSLPGLLVHANGEAHAIEGAGANSVWASGPGAVSRGSPWQGHWNDCTIEAGEFDRATQVLARHYGGTSTPRSSEKGEGPRQARTQTPWESPSSSLWGSQVTRESRSPEASWNQGEEEAEETKLSSLQESYSGARGGRSNSFEYADEEEEEDDEVKV